CGTTCCTGGTGCTCGGAGTGTTGATCAGCGGCGCGTTGGCCGCCTTCGTGCCGGCTCGCGCGTTGCGTGCCGTGCTGCCGCGTGGGCAGTCTGCGGCGGTGGGGGTGGCGGGACTGTCCGGAGTGGTGCTTCCGGGCTGCGAGTGCGCCTCGGTGCCCGTGGCGAGGCGGTTGATCGGGCAGGGAGTGGCGCCCGCGGCGGCGTTGACGTTCCTGCTCGCCGCCCCCGCCGTCAACCCCGTCGTGATGGTGGCGACGGCGGTGGCCTTTCCCGGTGAACCCGGCATGGTGGTGGCGCGGTTCGTGGCGTCGGTGGTGATGGGTTTGGTGTGGATTCGGTGGGGCCGGTCGGAGTGGATCGCCGAGCGGGTGTGGCGACGGGTGCCGGAGTCCGGGGGCAACCGTTGGGTGACGTTCGCCGAGACCGCGCGGGCCGACCTCGTGGACGCGGGAGGATTTTTGGTCCTCGGGGCGCTGGTGTCGGCGGTGCTCGGCGTCCTGGTCCCGCCGTCGTGGTTTTCGGTGCTGTCGGACGACGTCGTGCTGGGCGTCGTGGTGATGGCGGTGCTCGCGGTGGTGCTCTCGTTGTGCAGCGAGGCCGACGCGTTCGTGGTCGCCTCGCTCGCCCCGGTCCCGTTGCTGCCGAAGCTGGTGTTCCTGGTGGTGGGGCCCGCCGTGGACCTCAAGCTGTTCGCGCTGCAGGCCGGCACGTTCGGCCGGGCCTTCGCGGTGCGCTTCGCGCCCGCGACGTTCGTGGTGGCGGTGGGGTGCGCCGTGCTGACGGGGACGTTGGTGCTGGGGGAGGGCTGATGCGGCGCGAGACGCAGAACGTACTGCTGGTGCTGCTCGGTGGCGCGTTGTTGAAGATCGGCCTCACCGGCGACTACCTGCGCTACGTCAAGCCGACGCACCAGCCGTGGCTGGTCGGCACGGCGGCGGTGACGGTGGCGTTGGGGGTGGTCGCGATCGTTCGCGACGTGCTCGTCGCCCGTCGGGCGGTGGTCGACCACGCGGGTCACGAGCACCACGCGCGGTCGGCGTGGTTGCTGGTGCTGCCGGTGCTGGCCGTGTTCCTCGTTGCGCCACCCGCGTTGGGGGCCGACTCGGTCAGACGTGACGCGGCGGCCGGAGCGGTGCAGGGCGCGCAACGTCCGGAGTCGCCGTTTCCGCCGCTGCCGGACGACGACGTGGTGCCGCTGTCGATGACCGCGTTCGTGACGCGCGCCGGGTGGGACCCGGCGGACAGCCTGGTGGGCCGCACGGTGTCGTTGACGGGGTTCGTGGTCCACGCGGACGGCGAGGTGATGCTCGCGCGCCTGGTGATCGGCTGCTGTGCCGCGGACGCCTCACCGGTACGCGTGCGTCTGGTGGGGGAGGCCGTCGAGGAGTTGGCCGAGATCCCGGAGGACACGTGGCTCACCGTCACCGGCACCCTCGTGCCGGGCACGGCGATACCGGAGACCGGGTACCGTCCGGACCTCACCGTGCTCACCGTGCGCGAGGTGGCCGAGCCCGCCGACCCGTACGAGCACTGACGCGGTGTGGTGGCTTCCGGGGAGGTTGGAGGCGGCTACTTCGCCGCCGTGCACGTGGCGCACGTGCCGGTGATCTCCACCGTGTGGTCGACGTCGGAGAATCCGTTGCCCAGGGCGATGCGCTCGGCCCACCGCTCCACCGCCGGGCCCTCCACCTCGACGGTGTAGCCGCAGCGGCGGCACACCAGGTGGTGGTGATGGTGGGACGAGCACTGCCGGTACAGCGCCTCGCCCGAGTCGGTGCGCAACACGTCGATCTCGCCGGCTTCGGACAGCGACTGCAACGTGCGGTAGACGGTGGTCAGGCCGATGCCCTCGCCGCGCTTGCGGAGTTCGTCGTGGAGTTCTTGTGCCGAACGGAAGTCGTCGATCTCGGCGAGCAGGTCGACGACGGCGGCGCGCTGCTTGGTCGCCCTGCGTCCCGGAAGCGGGACCCGACCGCGGGGCTCGGTGGTACTCATACCGGCTACGCGTCCTCCTGCACGTGTGCGACGGCGTCGACGACGATGTGTGCGAGATGGTCGTCCACCAAGTGGTACACCACCTCGCGACCTCGTCGCTCACCCTGTACCACACCGGCGGTCTTCAGCACCCGGAGATGCTGGCTGATGAGGGGTTGGGCCACGCTGAGGGCGTCCACGAGCTCGTGCACGCAGCGGGGGCCGTGCCGCAGTTGCAGCACGATCGCGATGCGCACCGGGGCGGCGAGAGCGCGCAGAAGTTCACCCGCTTCGGTGAGTGTCGACGCCGGTGGCGGCGTGGCGACGGCCGGTGGTCGCCTCGTGGCGGAGTGTTCCTGTTCGCCCACGTCAGCGGGGTCGGACGTCGGAGAACGCGTCGCGTCGGAACCCACCGTCGCCATGTCGCTCTCCAGCCTCGGTCGTCCTGCAGCATTCCGGGAGTGCACTACCATCCTAGTGCTCTGCGCGACGGGTGATCCCGTACCGCACGTGGCTGGGCCGACGAGGGCAGGGGGAAAGCGTGAGTCGTGTCGTGGCGAGGTCGAGCGCGGTTGTGGTGGCGACGGCACTGACCGTCCTCGCGTCCGGAGCCGCGACGCCCGTCGCGGCCCTGCCCGGCCCCGTGGACCCCGAGACGGGGCCGGTGGCCTTCGCCAACGTCGCGTCGATGGCGGTCACCGACGACGGCTACGGCAGGCCGGGCGGTTCGGTCGTCACCGAGACCCAGCGCTCGCCCCTCACCACCGGGGTGTCGCGACTCGGCAGCGAGCGCTCGGCGCTGCCCGGTTCCGAGGGGGAACGCGCCGCCGTGGGGCCGAACTACCTGCTCGACATCGACGATCACGACGTCTTCGCGCGGCTCGGGGACGACGGTGTGCCCGAGGCGAGCGCGCGGGCGGACTTCGTCCTCACCGATCTGGCCGCCGACGCGCCGGTGTTGGTGTTCGAGCGCGCGACGACGTCGGCGACGTGCGCCTCGGCGACGGAACCGGAGTCGTCGGCGTCGGCGTCCCGGCTCTCCGTCATCGACCCCGACGGGGCCCTTCGACCGGTGCCGTTACCCGAGCCGGGGGACGAGGTGAGCAAGCGGGACCTGCCCTTCGGGGCTCCCGTGGAGATCGGCGAGGACGAGACGGCGACCTCCGATCTGCGGATCCGGCCGGTGACCGACTTCGACCAGCTGCTGCGGCAACAGCAGTGGCGTGACGGCGAGGTCACCGCCTCCTCGGGTTGGCTCGTCGAGATCGAGACCCACGTGAGGCCGAAGGACGGCAGCCGTTCCGAGTTGCCCGTGCCCGAGGAGATCTCGGAGGGCGCGTCGCCGGAGGCGCCGGAGGCCGGTGACGGGGAGCAGCACTCCGTGCGCACCGTCGAGACCACGCTCGTGCTGGGCGGGGTGAGCTGCTCGGTGCCGCGTGACTTCGGACGCGCGGGAGGCGGCGGGGAGGCCGAGCCGGCCGCGCCGCCGTCGGTTCCGGTGACGATCCCGGCCGGTGTCGGTGCGCCGGACGAGCGGATCGTGCGGGCGGCGGGTGACACTGACGACGCGCGGTCGGCCACCGTGTGGGGGACGGCATTGGTGGCCGGAGGCGGGCTCCTGGGACTCGCCGCGGTGTGGTTGGCGCGCAAGGCACGGTCGACGCGGGTCCGTCCGTGACCTCCCGGTGGCGTTCGCCGATGTGGCAGCGCAGGGCGGCGACCGTGCTCGGGGTGCTGGCCGTCCTCGCCGTCACCACGGGAATGGCGGTGCTGCGCAGTGTGCCGAGCGGGTCCGGTTCCGAGACGTCGGCGTCCTCCGGAGTCACGGTCGAGGCGCCGGAGGAGAGGACTTCCGAAGCCTCGCGACAGCCGCGTCCGACCTCCCCGCGTCCGGGTCCGCAGCCGGCGAACAGCGTGCGCCTTCCGGACGGGGCCACCGCCACGCTCGTGCGGACGGAGCTGACCGCCGACGGCACGCTGCCGATCCCCGACGGGGTCGCCCACGCGGCGTGGTGGGGTGCCGAGTTCGGCCACGATCGCGGCGTCGCGCTCGTGGCCGGGCACGTCGACTGGTACGGGCGGTCGGGCTCGTTCTCCGGGTTGTTCCGGCTGGTGGCCGGTGACGAGGTGGTGGTGCGGGATGAGGCGGGGCGGAGGTGGACCTATCGCGTCGTCGCGGCGACGACCGTGCACAAAAGCGGGCTGGCCGCGAAGGCGCCCGAGTTGTTCTCCCAGGACGGCCCCCATCGGCTGGTTCTCGTCACGTGCGGTGGTGACTACGTCGGCGGAGCGGAGGGCTACGAGGACAACCACATCGTCACCGCGGAGCTGGTCAGCGGGCCTTGAGGGGCCGCCTCCCCACCGGAGCCGTCGCCCGTCTGGCCGGATACGCTGTGAGGTCTAAAGACCAGCCATTTCCGGATGCTTCGGAGCGTGGAGTGCCCGCCAACACCATTGAGACCGTCGTCAACCTGTGCAAGCGCCGTGGCTTCGTCTTCCCCTCGGGGGAGATCTACGGCGGTACCCGGTCGGCGTGGGACTACGGACCGCTCGGAGTCGAGCTGAAGGACAACATCAAGCGCCAGTGGTGGAAGACCATGGTGCAGGGCCGGGAGGACGTGGTCGGCCTCGACTCCTCGGTGATCCTGCCGCGCCAGGTGTGGGTCGCGTCGGGTCACGTGGGCGCGTTCCACGACCCGCTGGTGGAGTGCCTGTCCTGTCACCGCAGGTTCCGTGCCGACCAGCTCGCCGAGGAGTACGCGGAGCGCACCGGTACCGAGACCTCCGAGGACGACCTGAGCGAGGTGCCGTGCCCGAACTGCGGTAACCGCGGTCAGTACACCGAGCCGCGTGAGTTCAACATGATGCTCAAGACTCACCTCGGCCCGGTGGAGTCGGAGGAGGGGATGCACTACCTCCGTCCGGAGACCGCGCAGGGCATCTTCGTCAACTTCCTCAACGTGTTGA
The window above is part of the Saccharomonospora glauca K62 genome. Proteins encoded here:
- a CDS encoding TIGR03943 family putative permease subunit, giving the protein MRRETQNVLLVLLGGALLKIGLTGDYLRYVKPTHQPWLVGTAAVTVALGVVAIVRDVLVARRAVVDHAGHEHHARSAWLLVLPVLAVFLVAPPALGADSVRRDAAAGAVQGAQRPESPFPPLPDDDVVPLSMTAFVTRAGWDPADSLVGRTVSLTGFVVHADGEVMLARLVIGCCAADASPVRVRLVGEAVEELAEIPEDTWLTVTGTLVPGTAIPETGYRPDLTVLTVREVAEPADPYEH
- a CDS encoding class F sortase, giving the protein MWQRRAATVLGVLAVLAVTTGMAVLRSVPSGSGSETSASSGVTVEAPEERTSEASRQPRPTSPRPGPQPANSVRLPDGATATLVRTELTADGTLPIPDGVAHAAWWGAEFGHDRGVALVAGHVDWYGRSGSFSGLFRLVAGDEVVVRDEAGRRWTYRVVAATTVHKSGLAAKAPELFSQDGPHRLVLVTCGGDYVGGAEGYEDNHIVTAELVSGP
- a CDS encoding Fur family transcriptional regulator, producing the protein MSTTEPRGRVPLPGRRATKQRAAVVDLLAEIDDFRSAQELHDELRKRGEGIGLTTVYRTLQSLSEAGEIDVLRTDSGEALYRQCSSHHHHHLVCRRCGYTVEVEGPAVERWAERIALGNGFSDVDHTVEITGTCATCTAAK
- a CDS encoding permease, which gives rise to MSEDSATSTDSRGRRRITSIEVLCAVLLVAIVGQSWLVSLLDVPVLRTASTVFVAVCVQALPFLVLGVLISGALAAFVPARALRAVLPRGQSAAVGVAGLSGVVLPGCECASVPVARRLIGQGVAPAAALTFLLAAPAVNPVVMVATAVAFPGEPGMVVARFVASVVMGLVWIRWGRSEWIAERVWRRVPESGGNRWVTFAETARADLVDAGGFLVLGALVSAVLGVLVPPSWFSVLSDDVVLGVVVMAVLAVVLSLCSEADAFVVASLAPVPLLPKLVFLVVGPAVDLKLFALQAGTFGRAFAVRFAPATFVVAVGCAVLTGTLVLGEG
- a CDS encoding ArsR/SmtB family transcription factor, encoding MATVGSDATRSPTSDPADVGEQEHSATRRPPAVATPPPASTLTEAGELLRALAAPVRIAIVLQLRHGPRCVHELVDALSVAQPLISQHLRVLKTAGVVQGERRGREVVYHLVDDHLAHIVVDAVAHVQEDA